The following proteins come from a genomic window of Myroides odoratus DSM 2801:
- a CDS encoding NAD-dependent epimerase/dehydratase family protein → MFKITITGASGFVGQNLVPYLKDKNYSVKTLSVRNDSWKSQDVMDTDVFIHLAGKAHDTANTASAAEYFKVNRDLTIQLFDLFLTSNAKDFFYFSSVKAVADTVEGVLVEDVLPQPLTPYGQSKNEAEQYLLQAQLPEGKRVFIIRPCMIHGPGNKGNLNLLYKVVEKGIPWPLASFENHRSFLSIANLCYLVEEMMKQQTLASGVYNFSDDKALSTNELVRLIAETVSKKPKLWYISKGFMQGIASIGDKIKLPLNSERLKKLTENYVVSNQKIKNALQIEQLPVSAEEGLRRTIQSFSKS, encoded by the coding sequence ATGTTTAAAATTACAATCACAGGTGCTTCAGGTTTTGTTGGTCAGAATTTGGTTCCCTATTTAAAGGATAAGAATTATAGTGTTAAAACATTATCTGTTAGAAATGATAGTTGGAAATCTCAAGATGTTATGGATACAGATGTATTCATTCACTTAGCAGGAAAAGCACATGATACAGCTAATACCGCTAGCGCAGCAGAATATTTTAAAGTGAATCGTGATTTAACGATTCAATTATTCGATCTCTTCCTAACAAGTAACGCAAAAGACTTCTTTTATTTTAGTTCAGTAAAAGCAGTAGCTGATACGGTAGAAGGGGTGTTAGTAGAAGATGTTTTGCCGCAGCCTTTAACACCTTATGGACAATCTAAAAACGAAGCAGAACAATATTTGTTACAAGCCCAGTTGCCAGAAGGAAAAAGAGTGTTTATTATTCGCCCATGTATGATTCATGGACCTGGAAATAAAGGAAATCTAAACTTGTTATATAAAGTTGTAGAAAAAGGAATACCGTGGCCTTTAGCTTCTTTTGAGAATCATCGTTCTTTTTTGTCTATTGCGAATTTATGCTATTTAGTAGAAGAGATGATGAAACAACAGACATTAGCTTCAGGCGTTTATAATTTCTCAGATGACAAGGCATTGTCTACAAATGAATTGGTGCGTTTAATTGCTGAAACAGTAAGTAAAAAGCCAAAGCTATGGTATATCTCAAAAGGATTTATGCAGGGTATTGCTTCTATAGGTGATAAGATTAAATTACCTTTAAACAGTGAGCGTTTAAAAAAACTAACAGAGAATTATGTCGTTTCGAATCAGAAAATAAAAAATGCATTACAAATCGAGCAGTTGCCCGTTAGCGCAGAAGAAGGTTTAAGACGTACCATACAAAGTTTTTCAAAGTCATAA
- a CDS encoding IS3 family transposase, with translation FIYLTTIIDLYDRKVIGWSLSKDMSTENTTLAAFKMAKKNRVFEEGLIFHSDQGVQYANYKFANYLESFNVVRSMSRKANCWDNAVAESFFKSLKVEMVYGNLQLSTKQMESKVFEYIEMWYNKKRRHSYLNYKTINEFNQIININKAA, from the coding sequence GTTTATTTACCTAACTACAATAATAGATTTATACGATAGAAAGGTTATTGGATGGAGTTTGAGTAAAGATATGTCAACAGAAAATACCACCTTGGCTGCCTTTAAAATGGCTAAAAAGAACAGAGTTTTTGAAGAAGGACTAATTTTCCATTCTGACCAAGGAGTACAATATGCAAACTACAAATTTGCAAACTATTTAGAGTCCTTTAATGTTGTTAGAAGCATGAGTAGGAAGGCTAATTGTTGGGATAATGCTGTAGCAGAAAGCTTCTTTAAATCCTTAAAAGTGGAGATGGTTTATGGGAATTTACAATTAAGTACAAAGCAAATGGAATCTAAAGTCTTTGAATATATCGAAATGTGGTATAATAAAAAACGAAGACACTCCTACTTAAACTACAAGACAATCAACGAATTTAATCAAATAATAAATATTAATAAAGCTGCTTAA
- a CDS encoding glycosyltransferase, which yields MGKNLVSLSIVLYCTKELDIQNILKSIKTFENKINIFIIDNSPTKDLQNFFINESCITYIHNPSNPGFGASHNIAFRRVCNDGTKYHFVVNPDALFSEYVVNSMVSYLDEHNDIGMMMPQILNFDGTVQYLPKLLPNPFSIVLRKLKKPTFIYKRFIDKYELRNIDKDMIYEAPILSGCFTAFRISAIKEIGLYDDRFFMYFEDWDLSRRMNEKYKTIYYPRVSIHHGYESGANKSKKLFKIFVKSYIYYFTKWGWIFDSNRVKVNNRTLNQFL from the coding sequence ATGGGAAAAAATTTAGTTAGTTTGTCTATTGTATTATATTGTACTAAAGAATTAGATATTCAGAATATTCTTAAAAGTATTAAAACTTTTGAGAATAAAATCAATATTTTTATTATAGATAATTCTCCTACAAAAGATTTACAAAATTTTTTTATAAATGAATCATGTATAACCTATATTCATAATCCAAGTAATCCTGGTTTTGGAGCTTCACATAACATTGCTTTTAGAAGAGTTTGCAATGATGGTACTAAATATCATTTCGTAGTTAACCCGGATGCTCTATTTTCTGAGTATGTTGTAAATAGTATGGTTAGTTATTTAGATGAGCATAACGATATAGGTATGATGATGCCACAAATATTAAATTTTGATGGTACTGTCCAATACTTGCCTAAATTGTTACCGAATCCTTTTAGTATAGTACTTCGAAAATTAAAAAAACCGACTTTTATTTATAAGCGTTTTATTGATAAGTATGAGTTGCGTAATATTGATAAGGACATGATTTATGAAGCACCAATTTTATCTGGGTGTTTTACAGCATTTAGAATAAGTGCTATTAAAGAAATAGGATTATATGATGATAGATTTTTTATGTATTTTGAAGATTGGGATCTTTCTAGAAGGATGAATGAGAAGTACAAAACAATTTATTATCCTAGGGTTTCAATACATCATGGATATGAATCCGGAGCTAATAAAAGTAAAAAGTTATTTAAGATTTTTGTAAAGTCATATATATATTATTTTACAAAATGGGGGTGGATTTTTGATAGTAATAGAGTAAAAGTAAATAATAGGACTCTTAATCAGTTTTTATGA
- a CDS encoding DUF6266 family protein, with protein MAEIKQGILGGVSGKVGTVVGANWKGKNIIRSKPRKSSKKPTVLQLNQRAKFKLVSNFLQPINSILSRYFGSEQGLKTRVNLALSYHLQEAVENQDGNWIINPEKVVLSKGILPLINMENTTVDNSELNLTWNVPEGASLGSATDLLTVVVYNDESKVFHIFDKVTTRDSGTFTGQLPVGFQNASNVIWVFLTNELDTECSTSMFLGSY; from the coding sequence ATGGCAGAAATTAAACAAGGAATTTTAGGCGGGGTAAGTGGTAAGGTTGGAACTGTAGTAGGTGCCAATTGGAAAGGAAAGAATATTATTCGTTCTAAACCCCGTAAGAGTAGCAAAAAACCAACGGTACTCCAACTCAATCAACGCGCAAAATTTAAATTGGTTTCCAATTTCTTACAACCGATTAACTCAATACTCAGCCGTTATTTCGGATCGGAACAAGGGCTTAAAACACGGGTGAATTTAGCGTTGTCTTATCATTTGCAAGAGGCCGTTGAAAATCAGGATGGAAACTGGATCATCAACCCAGAAAAAGTAGTGTTGAGCAAGGGAATTCTGCCCTTAATCAATATGGAAAATACCACTGTAGACAATAGCGAACTTAATTTAACCTGGAATGTACCAGAGGGAGCAAGCCTAGGAAGCGCTACGGATTTACTTACAGTAGTGGTATACAATGATGAAAGTAAGGTATTCCACATTTTTGATAAAGTAACCACCCGTGATAGCGGTACGTTTACAGGGCAATTACCAGTAGGCTTCCAAAATGCAAGTAATGTTATTTGGGTGTTCCTAACCAATGAACTGGATACGGAATGTAGTACGAGTATGTTTCTTGGAAGTTATTAG
- a CDS encoding RteC domain-containing protein has product MKTLKALLTRKEQIIEQFSFVCDRTEQDLALNTYQLKKLLHEMQHMKFKARKQEVLFYSKHVTETLIYYWFAKELGLLYCSLPLDRTLYTAYLNQQGERYNLLKKENYSHYGAYCLNAETQDWQAIKEYLKTKDETCDFVFFDSAYDFLFPSYFQALTLFVNHLKLLLQHHTLATNEPTLRWQRSKVDLALVVYALYDCNKQDEETTSLLSWARAFEQFFDVEISKDFFQTLAAFKKRKNIDQTILTEMVDLIQMKYEDIV; this is encoded by the coding sequence ATGAAGACATTAAAGGCCCTTTTAACACGAAAAGAACAGATTATTGAACAATTTTCTTTCGTTTGCGACAGGACAGAGCAAGATTTAGCTCTAAATACTTATCAATTGAAAAAACTATTGCATGAAATGCAGCATATGAAGTTCAAAGCGCGTAAACAAGAGGTACTCTTTTACAGTAAACATGTTACGGAAACCTTGATTTACTATTGGTTTGCGAAAGAATTAGGACTTTTGTATTGTTCCTTGCCGTTAGATCGAACACTATACACCGCCTATTTGAATCAACAAGGGGAGCGGTACAATTTGCTTAAAAAGGAAAATTATTCCCACTATGGAGCCTATTGTCTAAACGCAGAAACCCAGGATTGGCAAGCCATAAAAGAATATTTAAAAACAAAAGATGAAACCTGCGATTTTGTGTTTTTTGATTCGGCCTATGATTTTTTGTTTCCGTCTTATTTTCAGGCCTTAACGCTTTTTGTAAATCATCTGAAATTACTTCTGCAGCATCATACCCTAGCTACAAATGAACCCACCTTGCGGTGGCAACGTTCTAAAGTAGACCTTGCCCTCGTGGTGTATGCCCTATACGACTGCAATAAGCAAGACGAGGAGACAACCTCCCTATTATCTTGGGCTAGAGCTTTTGAACAGTTCTTTGATGTTGAAATTAGTAAGGATTTTTTTCAGACCCTAGCTGCCTTTAAAAAACGCAAGAATATAGATCAGACCATCCTCACAGAAATGGTCGATTTGATTCAGATGAAATACGAGGATATCGTATAA
- a CDS encoding MraY family glycosyltransferase produces the protein MEYILLVAILFIAELVYFKIADKYNIIDKPNERSSHTQITLRGGGVVFYFGALAFFIYSGFEYPYFFLGLTAITIISFLDDIFTLSNKIRLVIHLISGLGNLAWTSS, from the coding sequence ATGGAATATATTCTACTAGTAGCAATACTTTTTATTGCCGAATTAGTGTACTTTAAAATAGCAGATAAGTACAACATTATAGATAAACCCAATGAGCGAAGCTCCCATACCCAAATCACGTTAAGAGGAGGAGGCGTTGTTTTTTACTTCGGAGCTTTGGCCTTTTTTATCTATTCGGGGTTTGAATATCCGTACTTCTTTTTAGGATTAACGGCTATTACGATCATCAGCTTTTTAGATGATATTTTCACCCTTTCCAATAAAATACGCTTGGTTATTCACCTGATATCTGGACTTGGTAACTTAGCCTGGACATCAAGTTAA
- a CDS encoding DUF5675 family protein, with translation MTQLTLHRLYLPDATHGLLQLDGQNISLTIELPWLNNQAYISCIPEGTYPLAHRHNERFKSHIEIRKVPHRHLILFHPANNVKCDLKGCIAPVSQIATSLWGNRSRLAMQKLLDAIEPHLIDGQIELLIKEASSDAIVQQIKKRKL, from the coding sequence ATGACCCAATTAACATTACACCGGCTTTACTTGCCAGATGCCACCCATGGATTACTGCAACTTGATGGGCAAAATATAAGCTTAACCATCGAGCTGCCTTGGTTAAACAATCAGGCCTATATTTCGTGTATTCCCGAAGGAACTTATCCGCTAGCCCATCGGCACAATGAACGTTTTAAGTCGCACATCGAAATCAGAAAAGTACCCCATCGTCATTTGATACTATTTCACCCAGCCAACAACGTGAAGTGTGATTTAAAAGGATGCATTGCCCCCGTTAGTCAAATTGCTACTTCCTTATGGGGCAATCGCTCTCGCCTAGCGATGCAAAAACTACTCGACGCCATTGAACCACATTTGATTGATGGGCAGATCGAGCTACTTATTAAAGAGGCATCATCAGATGCAATTGTTCAACAAATTAAAAAGAGAAAATTATGA
- a CDS encoding transposase, producing MKRIRKAYDAAFKQQAVELAKERTNKSELARELGIRPTLLYKWCKEAQELGDASFPGNGKQKLTPEQERIKELEKKLAAVELEHEILKKAIGIFSKTGK from the coding sequence ATGAAAAGAATTAGAAAGGCCTACGATGCTGCTTTTAAGCAGCAAGCCGTTGAACTGGCTAAGGAAAGAACAAACAAATCAGAATTGGCTCGTGAACTTGGAATCAGACCCACATTATTGTATAAATGGTGTAAAGAAGCTCAAGAGTTAGGCGATGCTAGTTTTCCAGGTAATGGTAAACAAAAGCTGACTCCAGAACAAGAAAGGATAAAAGAGTTAGAAAAGAAGTTAGCGGCTGTTGAATTAGAACATGAAATATTAAAAAAAGCAATCGGCATTTTCTCAAAGACCGGCAAATGA
- a CDS encoding PglD-related sugar-binding protein: protein MKKIMIYGKGGHGKVVEDTINRIDETIAVEYFDDATKPYTTSYEPEATVVIAIGNNEVRQRIASEVTHSFDTLIHPTAYVSPSAKIGEGTVVLANAVIQANAQVGKHCIINANVTIDHDAIIEDYVCTYPASYVAGFARVTALQTLKPGQVVWKAEVF from the coding sequence ATGAAAAAAATAATGATTTATGGTAAAGGCGGACATGGTAAGGTTGTAGAAGATACAATCAATCGCATCGATGAAACAATTGCTGTGGAGTATTTTGACGATGCAACCAAACCCTATACAACAAGTTATGAACCTGAAGCAACAGTTGTAATTGCGATTGGAAATAATGAAGTACGTCAAAGAATCGCTTCTGAAGTAACCCATTCGTTTGATACCCTTATTCACCCAACAGCTTATGTTTCTCCTTCTGCAAAAATCGGAGAAGGAACGGTAGTACTAGCAAATGCTGTTATACAAGCCAATGCACAAGTAGGAAAACATTGCATTATCAATGCGAATGTTACCATTGATCACGATGCTATTATTGAAGATTATGTATGTACGTATCCTGCGTCTTATGTAGCTGGATTTGCTCGTGTTACAGCCTTGCAAACATTAAAACCAGGACAAGTTGTCTGGAAAGCAGAGGTTTTTTAA
- a CDS encoding MraY family glycosyltransferase, protein MFYQWDLFSLSWMWIVPALIGVIGTINAYNFMDGINGITAWYSMVVLALLAMVNTEVHFVDENLIVFAMLGAAVFAFFNFRNKAKAFAGDVGSVCMAFIVVFLLGQLIITTGNFIYILFLVVYGIDTVWTIVRRLLKKENIFQAHRSHLYQYLSNEAGINKLYVAFVYGIIQYLIGTAIISLTQESVAVQVGVSIGIIVVLSIGYLLLKRNILKRYVEPRG, encoded by the coding sequence ATGTTTTACCAATGGGATTTGTTCTCTTTGTCTTGGATGTGGATTGTACCAGCCCTCATTGGCGTAATTGGAACAATTAACGCCTATAACTTCATGGATGGTATTAATGGAATTACTGCATGGTATAGCATGGTAGTATTGGCATTGTTAGCAATGGTCAATACAGAAGTACACTTTGTAGATGAAAATCTAATTGTGTTCGCTATGTTAGGAGCAGCTGTATTTGCGTTTTTCAACTTTAGAAATAAAGCGAAAGCATTTGCTGGAGATGTAGGAAGTGTTTGTATGGCTTTTATCGTTGTGTTTTTGCTAGGACAATTGATCATAACCACAGGAAACTTTATTTATATCCTTTTCTTGGTGGTGTATGGTATTGATACTGTTTGGACCATCGTTAGACGATTACTAAAAAAGGAAAATATCTTTCAAGCCCATCGTTCGCATTTGTATCAGTACTTGAGTAATGAAGCAGGTATCAATAAGTTGTATGTTGCTTTTGTATATGGAATTATTCAATATTTAATCGGTACTGCCATTATTTCTTTAACGCAAGAATCGGTAGCAGTACAAGTAGGAGTGAGTATCGGAATAATTGTAGTATTGAGCATTGGATATTTACTGCTAAAACGCAATATACTGAAGCGATATGTAGAGCCAAGAGGCTAG